The Myxococcales bacterium region CGCGCGCCCTCATCGAGGTGTGTGTGGAGTACCAAAACCCGTTTCTCATCGTCACCAAGTCGCCGCTCATCGAACGCGACATCGATTTGCTCGCGGCGGCGGCGGAGCGCATCGACGTGCGCGTCGCCATGAGCATCCCGATCCTCGAGCGCGCCGTTGGCAAGGCGCTCGAGCCCGGCGTTCCTCCCGCCGAGCGGCGCTTCCGCACCATCGAACGCTTGGCCGCGGCGAAGGTGCCGGTGGGGGTTCTTGTGGCGCCGATCATCCCAGGTCTGACGGACGACGACGCGCCGAGGATCCTCGAGGCGGCGCGAGCAGCCGGCGCGCGCTTCGCGGGGCGCGTCATGTTGCGCCTGCCGGGCTCCGCCAAGGACGTCTTCCTCGAGCGATTGCGGAGGGAGCTTCCGGCGCAAGCCGAGCGCGTCATCGCTCGCATCAAGGAGGTGCGCGGCGGCCGCATGAACGACTCGACCTTTGGCCGTCGCGGCCAAGGCGAAGGGCCCTACGCCGAGAGCGTGGCGGCGCTCTTCGACACCACCGCCAAACGGCTCGGCTACGAAGAGCTGCCTCCGCCGAGAGCGACCTTCGAGCGCCCCCTCGCCCGCGGGCCGCAACTGGCGCTGTTTCGCTGAGCTCGATGGGCACGGGCGATTGGCGAGGGCGCTTCCGAGGAGCGCATGAACGGTCCTGTGTCGCCACGATTTGCGATAGAACG contains the following coding sequences:
- a CDS encoding PA0069 family radical SAM protein, with protein sequence MRALPVLNPPSRFLASELHYEDGEAPTQSLDVYEDHSRQILSKNDSPDVPFSFSVNPYRGCMHACAYCYARPTHEYLSFGAGTDFDRKLLVKPHAAELLREAFHKPTWRGEPVAMSGVTDCYQPLEAKYQLTRALIEVCVEYQNPFLIVTKSPLIERDIDLLAAAAERIDVRVAMSIPILERAVGKALEPGVPPAERRFRTIERLAAAKVPVGVLVAPIIPGLTDDDAPRILEAARAAGARFAGRVMLRLPGSAKDVFLERLRRELPAQAERVIARIKEVRGGRMNDSTFGRRGQGEGPYAESVAALFDTTAKRLGYEELPPPRATFERPLARGPQLALFR